The following are encoded together in the Juglans microcarpa x Juglans regia isolate MS1-56 chromosome 2D, Jm3101_v1.0, whole genome shotgun sequence genome:
- the LOC121251062 gene encoding LOW QUALITY PROTEIN: aldehyde oxidase GLOX1-like (The sequence of the model RefSeq protein was modified relative to this genomic sequence to represent the inferred CDS: deleted 1 base in 1 codon), whose protein sequence is MAAASSSTLFMLSLLLVTAQYNSQFLLPQQEFAGGRFHDFNEKDNGEKHFGLTIPNPLTGESTHFGLPRLDPQVENHAYKTDYQGLWELVSKDSGANAMHINLLPNKKIIMYDATAFHMSTMKLPNGQCFAYKEKKTGMQNKDCWCHAVEFDIDTAKLRPLKIQWDPWCSSGSLAADGTLVSTGGWLQGTRTVRYMRTCENCDWKEYPTALAEARWYATQATLANGDFILVGGRRSYSYEYVPQEGASNQKSIKFPFLDETSDLDENNLYPFVHLSTDGNVFIFANNRSVLLNPKTNAIIKEFPVLDGGARNYPSSGMSALLPIKLEANNDEVIPVEVIVCGGAKPAAYGLAQKGTFLPALEDCNRLEITNPEASWEKEIMPSARVMGDMLNLPNGDLLILNGAKKGTAAWYSADDPNLTPVLYSPDEPADQRFKELEPSTIPRMYHSASAVLPDGRVLVGGSNPNAGYNFKAKYPTEMRIEKFSPPYLDPALAEHRPEIFVQSSENSLTYGQTFSVQFSVNKLLVARKDIKVTMYAPPFTTHGYSMNQRLLELAKLDMDRASHGAYKIDVIAPPTGAVAPPGYYLLFVVYRGVPSMGMWVQIK, encoded by the exons ATGGCAGCAGCCTCAAGTTCAACCCTCTTTATGCTATCTCTCTTGCTTGTTACAGCCCAGTATAACTCGCAATTTCTCCTCCCACAACAGGAGTTTGCAGGAGGCCGATTTCATGATTTTAACGAAAAGGATAACGGGGAAAAGCATTTTGGCCTCACAATCCCAAATCCTTTAACTGGAGAATCCACTCACTTTGGTCTTCCTCGGTTGGATCCTCAGGTGGAAAACCATGCCTACAAGACAGACTACCAAGGTTTATGGGAACTGGTTTCCAAGGACTCCGGCGCCAACGCCATGCACATAAACTTACTTCCCAACAAGAAGATTATAATGTACGATGCTACTGCATTTCACATGTCAACAATGAAGTTGCCAAACGGACAATGCTTTGCctataaggag aaaaaaactGGAATGCAGAATAAGGATTGTTGGTGTCATGCAGTGGAATTTGATATTGATACAGCAAAACTAAGACCACTCAAG ATTCAGTGGGATCCGTGGTGCTCATCAGGAAGCCTGGCAGCCGATGGGACCTTGGTTAGCACTGGAGGTTGGTTACAGGGAACAAGAACTGTGAGATATATGCGCACATGCGAGAACTGCGATTGGAAAGAATACCCAACTGCACTGGCAGAGGCAAGATG GTATGCTACACAAGCAACGCTAGCCAATGGCGACTTCATTCTGGTTGGAGGCCGGAGGTCATACAGCTACGAGTACGTTCCACAGGAAGGAGCTTCCAACCAAAAATCCATCAAGTTTCCCTTTCTGGACGAAACCTCTGATTTGGACGAGAATAATCTTTACCCTTTCGTCCACCTCTCCACGGACGGCAACGTCTTCATCTTCGCCAACAATCGCTCCGTTCTCCTAAACCCTAAGACCAATGCCATCATCAAAGAGTTCCCAGTCTTGGACGGCGGCGCCCGCAACTACCCGTCGTCGGGAATGTCTGCTCTTCTCCCTATAAAACTCGAAGCTAACAATGATGAGGTCATTCCAGTGGAGGTTATTGTTTGTGGCGGCGCCAAGCCCGCGGCCTACGGTTTAGCCCAGAAGGGAACTTTCTTGCCTGCTCTTGAAGACTGTAACAGGCTTGAAATCACAAACCCTGAAGCTTCGTGGGAGAAAGAAATCATGCCTTCGGCGCGTGTCATGGGCGACATGTTGAATCTCCCCAACGGAGACCTCCTGATCCTCAACGGCGCAAAGAAAGGTACGGCGGCTTGGTACTCTGCTGACGACCCGAATCTTACTCCGGTGCTTTACAGTCCCGATGAGCCGGCAGACCAAAGGTTTAAGGAGCTTGAACCCAGCACGATTCCCCGAATGTACCATTCCGCGTCGGCGGTACTTCCCGATGGCAGAGTTCTAGTAGGAGGTAGCAATCCCAATGCAGGGTATAACTTCAAGGCCAAGTACCCCACCGAGATGAGGATAGAGAAGTTCTCGCCGCCTTATTTGGACCCTGCGTTGGCTGAACACCGGCCGGAGATCTTTGTCCAGTCTTCGGAGAACTCTCTAACTTACGGACAAACCTTCTCGGTGCAATTCAGTGTTAATAAATTGCTTGTGGCGAGGAAAGACATCAAGGTGACCATGTACGCACCGCCATTTACAACGCACGGATACTCCATGAATCAAAGACTGCTTGAGCTGGCTAAGCTTGATATGGACAGGGCTTCCCATGGCGCCTATAAAATTGACGTCATAGCCCCGCCGACGGGTGCGGTTGCTCCTCCTGGATACTACTTGCTGTTCGTGGTTTATCGGGGAGTGCCAAGCATGGGGATGTGGGTGCAAATCAAGTAA
- the LOC121251096 gene encoding protein SPEAR1-like: MGSGYFGEPNLGNERGGSSSRKGKKNNSDKPKQPQRGLGVAQLEKIRLQGQMGCAYHPTLHGPYPTNFNNEDMRAQYSSIPSSSFSYSSSSSSSSASYGFQYPNIMMGPGEYERTNIRYGDSHPTTTARWDPSNASGTLEAQHFAQPSMTRHLLNLHLEDAQDKNSKKPRSNSVGSSSQNSESSDNQEVDLELRLSL, from the exons ATGGGCAGTGGTTATTTTGGAGAGCCAAACTTGGGAAATGAAAGAGGTGGATCTTCTTcaaggaaaggaaagaagaataattCAGACAAGCCAAAGCAGCCACAGAGAGGTCTTGGAGTTGCTCAGTTAGAGAAGATCAGATTACAAGGTCAAATGGGTTGTGCATACCATCCAACCCTTCATGGGCCATATCCCACTAATTTCAACAAT GAGGATATGAGAGCGCAATATTCATCAATACCATCATCGTCTTTTTCTTACTCatcgtcttcgtcttcgtcGTCAGCGTCTTATGGATTCCAATACCCCAACATCATG ATGGGGCCAGGAGAATATGAAAGAACAAATATCAGATATGGTGATTCCCATCCTACTACAACAGCAAG ATGGGACCCCAGCAATGCCAGTGGTACCTTAGAGGCTCAACATTTTGCACAGCCAAGCATGACTAGACACCTTCTAAATCTACATCTAGAG GACGCGCAAGATAAAAACAGCAAGAAACCTAGGAGTAATTCTGTGGGTTCAAGCAGTCAGAATTCTGAATCAAGTGACAATCAGGAAGTAGATTTGGAGCTCAGACTGTCACTTTAA